A window of the Radiobacillus deserti genome harbors these coding sequences:
- a CDS encoding alpha/beta hydrolase: MKIKQPEPFTFEEGKKAVLLLHGFTGHTADVRMLGRYLQGKGYTCHAPIYRGHGAPPEELIQSNADQWWEDAQAAYKHLKDLGYEEIAVAGLSLGGVLGLKLAYSFPVQGVVPMCAPMFFDNEQQLTVGFRQFSKEYKQLEQKEEATIQQEVDALMEKSKDVFKGLGELITDVKEHVDHIYAPTFVVQARKDQMINTDSATYIYEHVESDEKDIKWYEESGHVITLGKEKEQLHEDIYRFLESLPWS; encoded by the coding sequence ATGAAAATAAAACAACCAGAACCATTTACGTTTGAAGAAGGAAAGAAAGCGGTACTACTTTTACATGGCTTCACAGGACATACTGCAGATGTTCGAATGCTAGGGAGATATTTGCAAGGTAAGGGCTACACTTGCCATGCTCCGATTTATCGCGGCCATGGAGCACCACCAGAAGAGCTGATTCAGTCGAATGCGGATCAATGGTGGGAAGATGCCCAAGCCGCTTACAAGCATTTAAAGGATTTAGGGTATGAAGAAATTGCCGTAGCCGGCCTGTCCCTAGGTGGAGTTCTAGGACTTAAATTAGCATATTCCTTCCCGGTCCAAGGTGTTGTTCCAATGTGTGCACCGATGTTTTTTGACAACGAACAACAATTAACAGTAGGATTTAGACAATTCTCTAAAGAATATAAACAACTAGAGCAAAAAGAGGAAGCAACCATTCAACAAGAAGTGGATGCGTTAATGGAAAAATCTAAGGATGTCTTTAAAGGATTAGGAGAGCTCATTACAGATGTCAAAGAACATGTGGATCACATCTATGCACCAACGTTTGTCGTACAGGCTAGAAAGGATCAAATGATTAATACAGACAGTGCTACGTATATTTATGAGCATGTCGAATCCGATGAAAAAGATATCAAATGGTATGAAGAATCCGGACATGTCATTACATTAGGAAAAGAAAAAGAGCAGCTTCATGAAGATATATACAGGTTTTTAGAATCACTTCCTTGGTCTTAA
- a CDS encoding VanW family protein has translation MKLTYLTMLLLFANQVISPSNLVVTYKGETVADVQPADFAIPYLDEPILDEEKYSEFIKELEEDIYQEPVNATLNDSGEIVAGKAGYTLHRQKFRDLFYTYFLNKQPVEIEAPVLKVHPRVDKELLAMIRTKRIGQYITYFNSNNEERAHNIALAAEAVNNYVVFPGKTFSFNEVVGKRTKEKGYLPAPEIVRGEVSEGIGGGICQVSSTLFNAVDRIGVKILQRYSHSKSVPYVPSGRDATVSWYGPDFSFKNNLNQPLLIRAKAAYGNMEINIYSSDIVEYKPREVPNASKELRRDMEMFGE, from the coding sequence ATGAAGCTTACATATCTAACTATGCTCTTATTATTTGCCAATCAAGTCATATCTCCTAGTAACCTAGTCGTGACTTATAAAGGGGAAACTGTTGCAGATGTACAACCAGCAGATTTTGCAATTCCTTATCTAGATGAACCGATCTTGGATGAAGAAAAATATAGTGAGTTTATAAAGGAGTTAGAAGAGGATATTTATCAAGAACCAGTCAACGCTACGCTTAACGACAGCGGAGAGATTGTCGCGGGAAAAGCTGGCTATACCTTGCATCGTCAAAAATTCAGGGATTTGTTCTATACGTATTTTTTAAATAAACAACCAGTTGAAATAGAAGCTCCAGTGCTTAAAGTCCATCCTCGGGTTGATAAGGAATTGTTAGCCATGATTCGAACGAAACGAATTGGTCAATATATTACGTATTTTAATTCCAATAATGAAGAAAGGGCACACAATATTGCACTTGCAGCAGAAGCGGTGAATAACTATGTCGTCTTTCCAGGTAAGACGTTTTCGTTCAACGAAGTAGTGGGGAAGCGCACAAAAGAGAAGGGGTATTTACCTGCTCCGGAGATTGTAAGAGGTGAAGTATCGGAAGGGATAGGTGGTGGCATTTGTCAGGTGTCGTCCACCTTATTTAACGCAGTGGATCGGATTGGTGTGAAAATTCTTCAACGCTATTCCCATAGTAAAAGTGTTCCTTACGTTCCATCTGGAAGGGATGCCACCGTCAGTTGGTATGGTCCTGACTTTTCCTTTAAAAATAACTTAAATCAACCACTGCTGATTCGAGCTAAGGCCGCATATGGAAATATGGAGATTAATATTTATTCATCAGATATTGTGGAGTATAAGCCACGTGAAGTACCGAATGCTTCGAAGGAGTTAAGGAGAGATATGGAAATGTTCGGGGAATAG
- the smpB gene encoding SsrA-binding protein SmpB, with protein MPKGQGKAIAQNRKANHEYFIEETYEAGLVLQGTEIKSLRAGRVNLKDSFARIDRGEAWIINLHISPYEQGNRFNHDPTRTRKLLLHRKEIDKLIGETQQQGYALVPLKIYIKNGVAKVLIGLGKGKKKYDKREDLKQKQAKRDIDRAIKDSMR; from the coding sequence ATGCCTAAAGGACAAGGAAAAGCGATTGCGCAGAATCGTAAAGCCAATCATGAATATTTTATAGAAGAAACCTATGAAGCCGGCTTAGTCTTGCAAGGTACTGAGATAAAATCATTGCGAGCTGGTCGTGTGAATTTAAAGGACAGCTTTGCCCGCATTGATCGCGGAGAAGCGTGGATTATTAACTTGCACATCTCTCCATATGAGCAAGGGAACCGATTCAACCATGATCCGACTCGTACGAGAAAGCTATTATTGCACCGTAAAGAAATTGATAAGCTAATCGGAGAAACCCAACAGCAAGGCTATGCGCTCGTTCCATTAAAGATATACATTAAAAACGGAGTAGCGAAGGTTTTAATTGGTCTTGGTAAAGGGAAGAAGAAATACGATAAGCGTGAAGACTTGAAGCAGAAGCAAGCAAAGCGGGACATCGATCGAGCGATTAAGGATAGTATGAGGTAA
- the secG gene encoding preprotein translocase subunit SecG encodes MTTVAITLLIIDAVALIVLVLLQSGKSAGLSGAISGGAEQLFGKQKARGIDLVLHRATIVAAVLLFVLTFLLAYVV; translated from the coding sequence ATGACAACAGTTGCGATTACGTTATTAATAATCGATGCAGTTGCACTTATTGTTTTAGTTCTTTTACAATCTGGTAAAAGTGCAGGACTATCTGGTGCCATTTCTGGTGGTGCCGAACAATTATTCGGAAAACAAAAAGCACGAGGAATTGACTTAGTATTACACCGAGCAACAATTGTTGCCGCTGTACTTCTTTTTGTCCTTACGTTCCTTTTGGCTTACGTTGTATAA
- a CDS encoding nuclease-related domain-containing protein: protein MIIKTRNKPVRLRIAEALLRRLPQNHYQRREITDDYRKRLAGYNGEKNMDYYLKELDHNFLIFNDLRLSNKDIHFQMDTLIITTKQVIVLEAKNISGTLYFDRKFKQLIRTLDGKEEGFKDPISQVTLQTNRLRHWLAERNFGHVNVQGFIVICNNNAVIKTNLEENNTIHKVFHMEHIMNMVEQAEENTHKYLDDITTSALKNLLLNSHEVSYPLANQIYDYQLNEVLTGVICPRCSYIPMERKERTWKCPNCQNKDRQAHIQSLEDYLLLIQPKINNAECREFLHIKSSHVSKRILNASNLKSKGSKKGKYYFLEL, encoded by the coding sequence ATGATAATAAAGACTAGAAACAAGCCCGTGAGATTAAGAATTGCAGAAGCACTCCTTAGAAGATTGCCACAGAACCATTACCAAAGAAGAGAAATCACGGATGATTATAGGAAAAGGCTAGCCGGATATAACGGAGAAAAGAATATGGATTACTACTTAAAAGAATTAGACCATAATTTTCTCATATTTAATGATTTACGATTATCAAACAAGGATATCCATTTTCAAATGGATACACTGATTATTACGACAAAGCAAGTCATCGTGCTTGAGGCTAAAAATATTTCTGGTACACTTTATTTTGACCGGAAATTTAAACAATTGATTCGAACCTTAGATGGAAAGGAGGAAGGATTTAAAGATCCCATTTCTCAAGTAACTCTGCAAACCAACCGTCTAAGACATTGGTTAGCTGAACGTAATTTCGGTCATGTTAACGTTCAAGGATTTATTGTAATTTGTAATAATAATGCAGTTATTAAAACAAATTTGGAAGAAAACAACACCATCCATAAGGTATTCCATATGGAGCATATAATGAATATGGTTGAACAAGCTGAAGAAAACACACATAAATATTTGGATGACATTACGACCTCAGCGTTGAAAAATCTTCTATTAAATTCCCACGAAGTATCTTATCCTCTTGCTAATCAGATCTATGACTACCAATTAAATGAAGTATTAACTGGTGTAATATGTCCAAGATGTTCTTACATACCCATGGAAAGAAAAGAAAGAACGTGGAAATGCCCTAATTGTCAAAATAAGGACAGGCAGGCTCACATACAATCTCTTGAGGACTACCTTCTACTTATTCAACCCAAGATAAATAATGCAGAGTGCAGAGAATTTCTCCATATCAAAAGCTCTCATGTTTCCAAAAGAATATTAAATGCAAGTAACCTAAAGAGCAAAGGCTCCAAAAAAGGGAAGTATTATTTTTTAGAACTATAA
- the eno gene encoding phosphopyruvate hydratase, translating to MPYITDVYAREVLDSRGNPTVEVEVFTESGAFGSALVPSGASTGEYEAVELRDGDKSRYLGKGVLKAVENVNEIIAPELLGLDVTRQVVIDELLIELDGTENKAKLGANAILGVSMAVAHAAADYLGMPLYAYLGGFNTKTLPTPMMNILNGGEHADNNVDIQEFMIMPVGAPTFREALRMGAEIFHSLKKVLSGKGLNTGVGDEGGFAPNLSSNEEALSTIIEAIEAAGYKPGEEVKLAMDVASSEFYEDGKYNLKGEGVVRTSEEMVAWYEEMINKYPIISIEDGLDENDWEGHKLLTERIGDRVQLVGDDLFVTNTKRLKQGIEQGVGNSILVKVNQIGTLTETFDAIEMAKRAGYTAVISHRSGETEDATIADIAVATNAGQIKTGAPSRTDRVAKYNQLLRIEDELVGTGIYAGLDAFYNLNK from the coding sequence ATGCCTTACATTACAGACGTTTATGCACGCGAAGTATTAGATTCACGCGGTAACCCAACAGTGGAAGTAGAAGTATTTACAGAATCCGGAGCTTTCGGATCTGCACTAGTTCCAAGTGGAGCTTCTACAGGTGAATACGAAGCAGTTGAACTACGCGACGGTGACAAATCCCGTTACCTAGGAAAAGGTGTTCTAAAAGCAGTAGAAAACGTAAACGAAATCATCGCACCAGAACTTCTTGGTCTAGACGTAACTCGTCAAGTTGTAATCGATGAGCTTCTTATCGAGCTTGATGGTACAGAAAACAAAGCAAAATTAGGTGCGAACGCAATCCTTGGTGTATCTATGGCAGTAGCACACGCTGCAGCGGATTACCTTGGTATGCCATTATACGCATACCTTGGAGGTTTCAACACAAAAACACTTCCAACCCCAATGATGAACATCTTGAATGGTGGGGAGCATGCGGATAACAACGTGGATATTCAAGAATTCATGATCATGCCAGTAGGTGCTCCAACTTTCCGTGAAGCACTACGCATGGGTGCAGAAATTTTCCACTCTCTTAAAAAAGTGCTTAGCGGTAAAGGTCTAAACACTGGTGTTGGGGATGAAGGTGGTTTCGCACCAAACCTAAGTTCTAACGAAGAAGCACTTTCTACAATCATTGAAGCAATCGAAGCAGCTGGTTACAAACCAGGCGAAGAAGTAAAACTTGCAATGGATGTAGCTTCATCTGAATTCTACGAGGATGGTAAATACAACCTTAAAGGGGAAGGCGTCGTTCGTACTTCTGAAGAAATGGTTGCTTGGTACGAAGAAATGATTAACAAATATCCGATCATCTCTATTGAAGATGGGTTAGATGAAAACGACTGGGAAGGTCACAAGCTTCTAACAGAGCGTATCGGTGATCGCGTACAGCTTGTTGGGGATGACCTATTCGTTACAAACACAAAACGTCTGAAGCAAGGTATCGAGCAAGGCGTAGGAAACTCTATCCTTGTAAAAGTGAACCAAATCGGTACACTTACAGAAACGTTCGATGCCATCGAAATGGCCAAACGTGCTGGTTACACAGCAGTAATCTCTCACCGCTCTGGTGAAACAGAAGATGCAACAATCGCGGATATCGCAGTTGCAACAAACGCTGGACAAATTAAAACAGGTGCACCATCTCGTACCGACCGTGTAGCGAAATATAACCAACTACTTCGTATCGAAGACGAACTAGTAGGAACTGGTATCTACGCAGGTCTAGATGCGTTTTATAACTTGAATAAATAA
- a CDS encoding phosphocarrier protein HPr: protein MAEQTFTITDSTGVHARPATLLVNKAGAFQSDLKVEYNGKSVNLKSIMGVMSLGIPKDAQIKVVAEGPDADEALRTIADTIKSEGLGE from the coding sequence ATGGCTGAACAAACTTTTACCATAACGGATAGCACAGGTGTACATGCCCGCCCAGCTACTCTTCTCGTGAATAAAGCTGGTGCATTCCAATCTGATTTAAAAGTAGAGTATAACGGAAAATCCGTTAACTTAAAATCCATTATGGGAGTCATGTCTCTTGGTATTCCAAAAGACGCACAAATCAAAGTAGTTGCAGAAGGTCCGGACGCAGACGAAGCGCTTCGTACAATTGCAGATACCATTAAAAGCGAAGGGTTAGGAGAATAA
- a CDS encoding N-acetyltransferase: protein MQETLQVRKLTLDDFDIVHNMQTSVEDDYVLHIYENLVTEAHHGLFGLFDGDSLLAIAGYTIFPGSYAMLGRLRSDTRFLAKGNATTILRGIIQELEQDPSIKWIGANTNLSNHGARRVLDKLGLNEITTLHSVVIKDALKLQGTPGPIWTKVEENQTKRELLFSLRENALDVYPYECYYPFPLSPDLIEEDYLAQTVVYQSPDKTRFVMIKNDQKGDWYAQIKYFWDDHFEQPGFWETVFHYFEEEPNDIGLWLDFSVTGYENIPDKSAFEEADPWVLYGRWTDKR, encoded by the coding sequence ATGCAGGAAACACTTCAAGTAAGAAAACTCACACTTGACGATTTTGACATCGTACATAACATGCAGACAAGTGTGGAAGATGATTATGTCTTACATATATACGAAAATCTCGTTACCGAAGCGCACCACGGTTTGTTCGGCCTATTTGATGGCGATTCGCTTTTAGCTATTGCAGGATATACCATCTTTCCAGGAAGCTATGCGATGCTCGGTCGACTTAGAAGCGATACCCGCTTTTTAGCAAAAGGAAACGCGACGACCATTTTAAGAGGAATCATCCAAGAGCTTGAACAAGATCCTTCGATTAAGTGGATTGGAGCCAACACAAACCTAAGCAATCACGGTGCAAGACGGGTGCTAGATAAATTAGGGTTGAATGAAATAACCACACTACATTCTGTCGTGATCAAAGATGCACTCAAACTACAAGGAACTCCTGGGCCAATTTGGACAAAAGTCGAGGAAAACCAGACAAAAAGAGAGCTTCTTTTCTCATTACGAGAAAATGCATTAGACGTATATCCTTATGAATGCTATTATCCATTTCCGCTATCACCCGATCTTATCGAGGAAGACTATTTAGCACAAACAGTCGTTTATCAAAGCCCAGACAAGACTCGCTTTGTCATGATTAAAAATGATCAGAAAGGCGATTGGTATGCGCAAATCAAATACTTCTGGGATGATCACTTTGAACAGCCGGGCTTTTGGGAAACGGTCTTTCACTACTTTGAAGAGGAGCCCAATGATATTGGACTTTGGCTTGATTTCTCTGTGACAGGATATGAAAACATACCAGATAAATCTGCTTTTGAAGAAGCAGATCCTTGGGTGCTATATGGTCGTTGGACAGACAAAAGATAG
- the ptsP gene encoding phosphoenolpyruvate--protein phosphotransferase — protein sequence MSNLSGIAASNGIAIAKVYKLAVPDLTFEKTKVDNPEQEIARLQDALEISKKELEKIKENAKKTLGDEHAEIFSAHLLVLSDPEMINPIQDKIKSENTNAEAALKETADMFISMFEGMDNEYMRERAADIKDVTKRVMAHLLKVNFPDPALIDEEVVVVAEDLTPSDTAQLNKQFVKGFTTNIGGRTSHSAIMARSLEIPAVVGTKTITSEAKENDMVIVDGIDGEVILNPSDAVIAQYEKKQADFEEQKKEWAKLKNEPTKSTDGQFVELVANIGTPEDVKGVIDNGGEGVGLYRTEFLYMGKSELPTEEEQFEAYKSVLEQLGDHPVVVRTLDIGGDKELSYLKLPEEMNPFLGFRAIRLCLERDDIFRTQLRALLRASVYGNLKIMFPMIATLDEFRQAKAILLEEKDKLVSEGSKVSDDIEIGIMVEIPSTAVIARQFAKEVDFFSIGTNDLIQYTMAADRMNERVSYLYQPYHPAILNLVNNVIEAAHAEGKWAGMCGEMAGDSIAIPILLGLGLDEFSMSATSILPARTQISKLSKAEMASFKDQLLSMSTADEVEAFVREKTNQ from the coding sequence ATGAGCAACCTAAGCGGAATTGCAGCATCAAATGGTATTGCAATTGCAAAAGTGTACAAGTTGGCTGTCCCAGATTTAACTTTTGAAAAAACAAAAGTAGATAATCCAGAGCAAGAAATCGCTCGTTTGCAAGATGCCTTAGAAATTTCCAAAAAAGAGTTGGAAAAAATTAAGGAAAATGCGAAGAAAACACTTGGCGATGAGCACGCGGAAATCTTCTCTGCTCACCTACTCGTTTTGAGCGATCCAGAAATGATTAACCCAATTCAAGATAAAATTAAGTCTGAAAACACAAATGCAGAAGCTGCTTTAAAAGAAACGGCAGATATGTTTATTAGCATGTTTGAAGGCATGGATAATGAGTACATGCGTGAGCGTGCGGCAGATATTAAAGACGTAACGAAACGTGTAATGGCTCATCTTTTAAAGGTCAATTTCCCTGATCCCGCTTTAATCGATGAGGAAGTTGTCGTGGTGGCAGAGGATCTTACGCCATCTGACACGGCACAACTAAATAAACAATTCGTTAAAGGATTTACAACGAATATTGGTGGACGTACGTCTCACTCTGCGATAATGGCACGTTCTCTTGAGATTCCTGCTGTTGTCGGTACGAAGACCATCACTTCTGAAGCAAAAGAAAACGACATGGTCATTGTCGATGGGATTGATGGAGAGGTTATCTTGAATCCAAGTGATGCTGTTATTGCACAGTATGAAAAGAAACAAGCTGATTTTGAAGAACAGAAGAAAGAATGGGCGAAGCTGAAAAACGAGCCAACTAAATCTACGGATGGACAATTTGTAGAGCTTGTTGCTAATATCGGTACTCCTGAGGATGTAAAAGGGGTTATCGACAACGGTGGAGAAGGCGTTGGACTTTACCGTACGGAGTTCTTGTACATGGGTAAAAGCGAGCTTCCAACCGAAGAGGAGCAATTCGAAGCGTATAAATCCGTTCTAGAACAATTGGGTGATCACCCTGTTGTTGTACGTACACTTGACATCGGTGGAGATAAGGAGCTTAGCTACTTGAAGCTTCCAGAGGAAATGAACCCGTTCTTAGGATTTAGAGCCATTCGTCTTTGCTTAGAGCGTGACGATATTTTCCGTACACAGCTTCGTGCCCTATTACGTGCAAGCGTCTATGGAAACTTAAAAATCATGTTCCCAATGATTGCAACGTTAGACGAGTTCCGTCAAGCAAAAGCAATCCTTCTTGAAGAAAAAGACAAGCTAGTTAGTGAAGGGTCTAAAGTGAGCGATGACATTGAAATTGGTATTATGGTTGAGATTCCTTCTACTGCTGTAATCGCTCGACAATTTGCGAAGGAAGTTGATTTCTTCAGTATCGGAACGAATGATTTGATTCAATATACAATGGCTGCGGACCGTATGAACGAACGCGTATCTTATCTATACCAACCATACCACCCAGCAATTTTAAACCTTGTTAACAATGTAATTGAAGCTGCTCACGCAGAAGGCAAATGGGCTGGAATGTGTGGAGAAATGGCTGGAGACTCTATCGCTATCCCAATTTTACTTGGACTAGGCTTAGATGAATTCAGCATGAGTGCAACCTCCATTCTCCCAGCACGCACACAAATTTCTAAGCTTTCTAAAGCGGAAATGGCTTCTTTCAAAGATCAATTGTTATCTATGAGTACGGCTGATGAGGTGGAAGCGTTTGTTCGTGAAAAAACGAACCAATAA
- a CDS encoding alpha/beta hydrolase has translation MAKSSFWLDTVDDVKLHVQKWIKPRSNDPKAIVQISHGMVEHIDRYDDFAHYLVSQNIFVYGNDHRGHGQTGKAHGFMGFLSEEDGFEKVTNDVHLVTKHIQDEYPDTPIFLLGHSFGSFVARHYIQLHSEDIEGVIISGTGGHPGIANVAGKRLAKQQMKKDLLGAPSPTLNKIVFNSYNKRVSNPTSPYDWLSHDEKQVLAFVEDPLCGFIPSASFFYDLFHGLDLIHQDKLIKKIRKNLPMLFITGEEDPVGKYGKDIWKVMKQYQKHDIDDITAKFYPHGRHELLNELNKTEIYKDVLKWLEFYIS, from the coding sequence ATGGCTAAATCTTCTTTTTGGCTAGATACTGTGGATGATGTAAAACTTCATGTTCAGAAATGGATTAAGCCTCGATCGAATGATCCGAAGGCGATCGTTCAAATCTCCCATGGAATGGTGGAACATATTGATCGATATGATGATTTTGCACACTACTTAGTAAGTCAAAACATTTTTGTCTACGGAAATGATCATCGTGGCCATGGACAGACCGGAAAAGCGCATGGTTTCATGGGTTTCTTATCCGAAGAAGATGGATTTGAAAAAGTAACGAATGACGTACATCTAGTTACGAAGCATATCCAAGACGAGTATCCGGACACCCCCATATTCTTATTGGGTCACAGCTTTGGATCTTTTGTAGCTAGACACTATATTCAATTACATAGTGAGGATATTGAAGGGGTGATAATTTCTGGAACAGGGGGGCATCCAGGGATTGCAAATGTAGCCGGAAAGCGACTTGCAAAGCAACAAATGAAAAAGGATTTATTAGGAGCACCGTCTCCAACCCTTAACAAAATTGTATTCAATTCCTATAACAAACGGGTATCAAATCCTACATCACCTTATGATTGGTTATCTCACGATGAAAAGCAAGTGCTGGCGTTCGTCGAGGACCCACTTTGTGGTTTCATCCCATCGGCTAGCTTTTTCTATGATTTATTTCACGGACTTGACCTAATCCATCAAGATAAACTCATCAAAAAAATCCGAAAAAATCTCCCAATGTTATTTATAACGGGAGAAGAAGATCCTGTTGGAAAATACGGAAAGGATATTTGGAAAGTGATGAAACAATACCAAAAACATGATATTGATGATATCACGGCAAAATTTTATCCACACGGCCGTCATGAATTACTGAATGAACTCAATAAAACAGAAATCTACAAAGATGTCTTAAAATGGTTAGAGTTTTACATTTCCTAG
- a CDS encoding carbon-nitrogen hydrolase family protein encodes MKLRVSAVQYHLHTIDTFEDFAKQVTHYVKSAAEFNSDFILFPEFLTTQLLSITDQTDRTYTGLPAYTNRYYALMSSLAKEENMHIIGGTHIIERGGKYYNVAHLFYPNGRMEEQAKLHLTPWEITEWKLSPGEGVRIFDTEKGKIAILTCYDVEFPEIVRMVRGMGADVIFIPSCTDDRHGFHRVRYSCHARTIENQVYVVTTGTIGSLPTVDFMRSNFGQAAVITPNDVPFPQGGILMEGEINHDMIITADLDLSLLYEVRLDGSVTTWRDRRVDLYPDLSKSKEKQAEVSKKTIPLPL; translated from the coding sequence ATGAAACTACGTGTATCTGCTGTTCAGTATCATCTTCACACGATTGACACGTTCGAGGATTTTGCCAAACAAGTTACCCATTATGTGAAGAGTGCAGCTGAATTCAACTCCGATTTTATTTTGTTTCCGGAATTTCTTACTACACAGCTATTGTCCATTACCGATCAAACGGATCGCACTTATACAGGTTTACCAGCATATACAAATCGATATTATGCTTTAATGTCTTCCCTTGCGAAGGAGGAAAATATGCACATTATTGGTGGTACTCACATTATCGAAAGAGGTGGCAAGTATTACAATGTTGCTCATCTTTTCTATCCAAATGGTCGTATGGAAGAGCAAGCGAAGCTTCATCTAACACCGTGGGAAATAACCGAATGGAAGCTGTCTCCGGGTGAAGGTGTTCGGATTTTTGATACCGAAAAAGGGAAAATTGCTATCCTGACTTGTTATGATGTGGAGTTTCCTGAGATTGTACGAATGGTACGAGGAATGGGAGCAGATGTTATTTTTATTCCATCTTGCACAGATGATCGTCACGGTTTTCATCGTGTTCGCTATTCCTGTCATGCTCGAACTATTGAGAATCAAGTGTATGTTGTTACAACTGGTACAATCGGCTCCCTTCCTACTGTTGATTTTATGCGTTCTAACTTTGGGCAGGCGGCAGTGATAACGCCAAATGATGTTCCATTTCCTCAGGGAGGAATTTTAATGGAAGGCGAAATCAATCATGATATGATTATTACTGCAGACTTAGATTTATCCTTGTTGTATGAAGTTCGCCTAGATGGCTCTGTTACGACGTGGAGGGATCGTCGCGTCGATTTGTATCCAGATTTAAGTAAGTCCAAAGAGAAACAAGCTGAAGTATCGAAAAAAACAATCCCTTTACCGTTATAA